ATAAACGACCACACCGATCGAGTTGCACATGGACCGGGATCGCATGATCCGGATTGGCCACCTCTCGACAGTGTACCATACATCGTTCCTTCTTCGGAGCACGCCGACCCTCAGCGACCAGGGCATCGATGCACGCTGGACGCTCTATCCCTCCGGGCCGGACGTCATCGCTGCGATGCACGAGGGTGCGGTCGACGTCGGATACATCGGTCTCCCGCCGGCCATGATCGGCATCGATCGCGGACTCTCGATCCGATGCATCGCCGGCGGCCATATCGAAGGCACGCTCCTGATAGCGGGAAAGGGGGTTCAATCCCTGTCCGAGTATGCGGGGACGGGAGAGTTCCTGGAACAGTTCGCCGGGGGCGTGATCGGAACTCCGCCCAGGGGGTCCATTCACGATGTCATCGTCCGCGACCTGCTGGATCGGTATGAAAATATCGCGATCAGCGTGCGCAACTACCCGTGGGCGGACTTCCTCCCGGATGCCATCGAGCGGGGCGAGATCGCCGCTGCCGCCAGACTCTACACCGGAGCCAAGATTGTCATTCCTCCGGACCGGCTCTGGCCCTTTAACCCAAGCTACGGCATCCTGGTACGGCAGGAGATGCTCGGGCGGGATGATCTCCTGAAGAGGTTCCTGCTCTCCCACGAGGCGGCATGCGAGATGATTCGGAGCGATCCCGCCGCCTGCGCCCGCATCGTCGCGAAAGAGGTCCGGATGGTGGACGCGGCGTTCGTGCTGGAGGCCTACCGCATCTCCCCCAAATACTGTGCCGCCCTGCCCCTGGAGTACATCGGATCGACGATGAAGTTCATGCGCGCACTCCATCGTCTCGGGTATACATCCCGCCTCCTGGAGGACGAGGAGATCTTCGAGCCGTCGATCATCCGGGAGGTGCACCCCGCCCCCTACCACTACGACGATGGCATCCATGCGGGGGCAGAAGCCCGGGTGGGGAGCGCTCCTTAGAAGGCAGAGCGGCAATACAGCAGCCAATCATTGCCTCTTGTCACGGGTGCAGGGGGATCGTGTCGCATCAAGACGTTTTTATCCTGTCAAATTTCCAGCATCCTCTCGATCGCCACCCGGGCCCGCATGGCTGTATCTTCTGGAACGGTGACCCGGGGCTGGAGGGCGAGAAGGGCATTGTGGACCTTTACAAGATCGGTCTTTTTCATATTGACGCAGACAGCTCGGGGCGATAGGGGATAATACTGTCTCTCGGGGCACAGTTTGCGGATGCGGTGGAGGATGCCCACTTCGGTGCCGATGACGTACTCCTCCGCCCGCCCCGAGCAGGCATGCCGCAGGATACCGGACGTGCTGAAGACGTGATCCGCGAGGTCAATCACCTCGGGGCGGCACTCGGGGTGCACCAGCACCTCCGCATCGGGGTGAAGCCTCCGCGCTTCCTGAACTTCTTCGGGTGTAAAACGGTCATGGACGATGCAGAACCCTTCCCAGGGGAGGATCTCCTTCTCCGTGAACCGCGCCACGTAGCGGCCCAGGTTATGGTCGGGGATGAACAGGACCCGATCCGCCTCCACGGACTCCACCACCTTCACGGCATTTGCAGAGGTGCAGCAGATATCGCTCTCGGCCTTCACCCCGGCGGTCGTATTCACGTAGCAGACCACCGCGGCGTCCGGGAACCGCTCCTGCAGCACCCGCACCTCGCCGGCGGTGATCATCTCCGCCATCGGGCAGCAGGCATCCGGGGCGGGGAGGAGCACCTTCTTCTCCGGAGAGAGGATGGCGGCCGTCTCGGCCATGAAGTCCACACCGCAGAAGACGATCACCTCGCCCTCCAGGGATGCGGCGGCCCGCGAGAGCTCCAGGGAATCCCCGACCAGGTCGGCGATATCCTGGACCTCCGGTAGCTGGTAGTTGTGCGCCAGGATGATGGCGCTCCGCTCTTCCTTCAGCTGCAGGATTCTTTCCTGAATACCCGGTTCTTCTGCCATTCGTCTCTGTTGCACCTCTGTCGCACTCCCCGTGAGGAGAGAAGGGTGTACGATACTTATATATGTTCACAATTGTTAATAAGCATGTTCTCGATCGTGAAGTATCCGGGCGGCTGAGCGTGGATGCGCTGGATTCAGGACAAACGTCCCGTGGATTCAACTATCTTCCGAAGGGGTGCCGCTATAAAGATATTAAGAGTGCAGCTGAAGTTCCAGGGATAATTCGGGGGAGCGTTAATGGCAGCAGAAGTAAGAGACAGACAGGCCTTTTCGAAAGAGGATGTAGAACGGTTGCTACAGTCGGGAATAGAGGTGGAAGGAGCGAACCGCTGCGGCAGCTACCTGCAGACCAACCAGGATATTCTGCATGCGACCTGCGCCGAAGAAGGGATCGAGGTGCTCTCTATCGGGGATGCCCTCAAGAAGTACGACTGGCTGAAGGACTACGCCTGGAAGGTGGTCCCCGCGGACAAGGACGAATACACCCGGTACGTGGCGGCGCAGGAGAAGCCGGCCGGGTATGTCATCATCGCCCGCAAAGGGAGCAAGAATATCCTGCCCGTCCAGGCCTGCCTCTACCTTGGAAAGACCCAGATCCAGCACGTGCACAACATCCTGATCGCCGAAGAAGGGGCCGAGCTGCACATCATCTCCGGGTGCGTGAGCGGGGCGCAGACGGGAGAGGGTGGAGCGCATTACGGGATCAGCGAGTTCTACGTGGGGAAGAACGCGCAGATCAGCTTCACGATGATCCATACCTGGGGAGAGGGGATCGACGTCTATCCCCGGAGTGCCGCCGTCGTGGAGGAGAACGGGGTCTTCATCTCGAACTACGTCTGCATGAAACCCGTTCGGAAGGTCCAGATGTACCCGACGGCCCGGCTCGCCGGGGAGAACGCAGTGGCACGCTTCAGCAGCATGATCGTCGGATTCCCCGGTTCCACGCTGGATGTCGGCTCCCGGGCGATCCTGGAGGCGAGAGGAGCCAGTGCAGAACTCATCACCCGCGCCATCACCCAGGGAGGGACCATCATATCCCGCGGCAACATCGCCGGGAAGGTCGCGGGCACCCGCGGGCACCTGGAGTGCAAGG
The genomic region above belongs to Methanomicrobiales archaeon and contains:
- a CDS encoding SufD family Fe-S cluster assembly protein, coding for MAAEVRDRQAFSKEDVERLLQSGIEVEGANRCGSYLQTNQDILHATCAEEGIEVLSIGDALKKYDWLKDYAWKVVPADKDEYTRYVAAQEKPAGYVIIARKGSKNILPVQACLYLGKTQIQHVHNILIAEEGAELHIISGCVSGAQTGEGGAHYGISEFYVGKNAQISFTMIHTWGEGIDVYPRSAAVVEENGVFISNYVCMKPVRKVQMYPTARLAGENAVARFSSMIVGFPGSTLDVGSRAILEARGASAELITRAITQGGTIISRGNIAGKVAGTRGHLECKGLILKDGTIDAIPEIEGSVVGTELSHEAAVGRIAQDAIEYLEARGLSEEAATATIVRGFLDVKIKGLPDALQKQIDATIDAAEKGF
- a CDS encoding ABC transporter substrate-binding protein, whose protein sequence is MDRDRMIRIGHLSTVYHTSFLLRSTPTLSDQGIDARWTLYPSGPDVIAAMHEGAVDVGYIGLPPAMIGIDRGLSIRCIAGGHIEGTLLIAGKGVQSLSEYAGTGEFLEQFAGGVIGTPPRGSIHDVIVRDLLDRYENIAISVRNYPWADFLPDAIERGEIAAAARLYTGAKIVIPPDRLWPFNPSYGILVRQEMLGRDDLLKRFLLSHEAACEMIRSDPAACARIVAKEVRMVDAAFVLEAYRISPKYCAALPLEYIGSTMKFMRALHRLGYTSRLLEDEEIFEPSIIREVHPAPYHYDDGIHAGAEARVGSAP
- the nadA gene encoding quinolinate synthase NadA; amino-acid sequence: MAEEPGIQERILQLKEERSAIILAHNYQLPEVQDIADLVGDSLELSRAAASLEGEVIVFCGVDFMAETAAILSPEKKVLLPAPDACCPMAEMITAGEVRVLQERFPDAAVVCYVNTTAGVKAESDICCTSANAVKVVESVEADRVLFIPDHNLGRYVARFTEKEILPWEGFCIVHDRFTPEEVQEARRLHPDAEVLVHPECRPEVIDLADHVFSTSGILRHACSGRAEEYVIGTEVGILHRIRKLCPERQYYPLSPRAVCVNMKKTDLVKVHNALLALQPRVTVPEDTAMRARVAIERMLEI